Proteins encoded by one window of Thermodesulfobium sp. 4217-1:
- a CDS encoding DUF134 domain-containing protein has protein sequence MYYYEIYFIIIGGAKIARPLKERRLFCLPAIKCFKPVDCVLSCVEGANVLSFEEIEALRLVDLENCDFQEASESMQISASTFCRILKSARFKISQSIWFGKPFVISGGNYKTADPGEVCEKRCKMCWKKEIKNCIKHKNNERDD, from the coding sequence TTGTATTATTATGAAATATATTTCATAATAATAGGAGGAGCAAAAATAGCAAGACCATTGAAAGAGAGAAGGCTATTTTGTTTGCCTGCCATAAAATGTTTCAAGCCTGTAGATTGCGTTTTATCTTGTGTTGAGGGTGCGAATGTATTAAGTTTTGAAGAGATAGAAGCTCTGAGATTGGTAGACTTAGAAAATTGCGATTTTCAAGAAGCTTCTGAAAGCATGCAGATATCAGCGTCCACTTTTTGCAGGATATTGAAGTCTGCGAGATTTAAGATCTCCCAATCTATATGGTTTGGCAAGCCATTCGTTATATCTGGCGGTAATTATAAAACAGCTGATCCAGGAGAAGTTTGTGAAAAAAGATGCAAGATGTGTTGGAAAAAAGAAATCAAAAACTGCATTAAGCATAAAAACAATGAAAGGGATGATTGA
- a CDS encoding NifB/NifX family molybdenum-iron cluster-binding protein: protein MRIAFTVLDKEKMIIDESFGRAKLFLVYDTEKDKWEQYENSQNIKASQGAGLQAAQTVINANVDVLISKNIGPKAFTLLISQNVKTYSTDEKDVKLALNLFLDGKLTKMENPNQFGMG from the coding sequence ATGAGAATAGCATTTACTGTTCTTGATAAAGAAAAGATGATTATAGATGAGAGCTTTGGGAGAGCCAAGCTATTTCTGGTCTATGACACCGAGAAGGACAAATGGGAGCAATATGAAAACTCCCAAAACATTAAGGCTTCTCAAGGCGCAGGCTTGCAGGCAGCCCAAACAGTCATAAATGCCAACGTAGACGTGCTCATTTCAAAAAATATAGGACCCAAGGCATTTACTCTCTTGATATCGCAAAATGTAAAAACTTATTCTACCGATGAAAAAGACGTAAAATTAGCTTTAAATTTATTTTTAGATGGCAAGCTTACAAAGATGGAAAATCCGAATCAGTTTGGTATGGGATAA
- a CDS encoding bacteriohemerythrin — MSAVQWSEDLSSGFKEIDDQHKELINRVNKLLDACNSGKGRQEIGDTLNFLADYVVEHFNSEEKYMKQYNYPGLNEQIEQHKYFVGYVGELKNEFDKNGPSISLTMKLSKNLVEWLVNHIMKIDKKAGAFLKDKAH; from the coding sequence ATGTCAGCAGTTCAGTGGAGTGAGGATCTAAGCTCTGGGTTTAAAGAGATTGACGATCAACACAAAGAGCTTATAAACAGAGTTAACAAACTTTTGGACGCATGTAATTCTGGTAAGGGAAGACAAGAAATTGGGGATACCTTAAATTTCTTGGCTGATTACGTCGTAGAACACTTTAACTCTGAAGAAAAATATATGAAGCAGTATAATTATCCAGGTTTAAATGAACAAATTGAACAGCATAAATACTTTGTTGGTTATGTGGGAGAATTGAAGAACGAATTTGATAAAAATGGACCCTCCATTTCACTTACTATGAAATTAAGCAAAAACCTTGTCGAATGGCTGGTGAATCATATAATGAAGATTGATAAAAAAGCTGGAGCATTTTTGAAAGATAAGGCTCATTAA
- a CDS encoding Fe-S-containing hydro-lyase, which yields MEFNLNAPIKDNSLEKLNIGDRVYLNGVIYTARDSAHKRLIDALDEGRDMPFEIAGSVIYYVGPTPARPGKVIGSAGPTTSYRMDKYAPRLLDLGLKGMIGKGNRSDDVINSIVKNKAVYFAATGGVGALISKCIVKSEVIAFEELGPEAIRRLEVKNFPAIVVIDTFGNNLYEEGIKKYRIA from the coding sequence ATGGAATTTAATTTAAATGCCCCAATAAAAGACAACTCTTTGGAGAAATTAAATATTGGCGATAGAGTTTATTTAAACGGCGTCATCTATACGGCAAGAGACTCAGCTCATAAGAGATTGATAGATGCTCTTGATGAGGGCAGGGATATGCCCTTTGAGATTGCTGGAAGCGTCATATATTATGTCGGTCCTACCCCTGCCAGACCAGGAAAAGTCATAGGGTCTGCTGGTCCAACTACAAGCTATAGGATGGACAAATATGCTCCAAGATTATTGGATTTAGGGCTTAAGGGGATGATAGGCAAGGGAAATAGATCTGATGATGTTATAAATTCTATTGTAAAGAATAAAGCGGTATACTTTGCTGCGACGGGTGGCGTCGGAGCCCTTATCTCGAAGTGTATCGTAAAGTCAGAGGTTATAGCATTTGAGGAATTAGGCCCTGAGGCTATAAGAAGGCTTGAGGTTAAGAATTTTCCAGCTATTGTAGTAATAGATACCTTTGGCAACAATCTCTATGAAGAGGGTATAAAGAAATATAGGATTGCGTAG
- a CDS encoding iron-sulfur cluster carrier protein MrpORP, whose protein sequence is MADKDKNDEKLERMEDFLKKVPYKIMVMSGKGGVGKSTVAANLAVFLSNRGYKVGLLDVDVHGPSIGTIMGIVWQKIYPSGEMLKPVLWSRNLKIVSVQFLLENPDDAIIWRGPVKMGIIKQFLSDVDWGELDFLIIDSPPGTGDEPLTIAQTIPDCKALIVTTPQGVSLADVRKSLTFCKEVNIDVLGIIENMSGFVCPNCGAVHNIFKSGGGSELAKQYQIDFLGKIPIDPKIVEESDDGNLLDKYDGEIKDIINEIVDKIVNKLSINKEEIKIMKIAVPMAQGELCSHFGHCEVFGVVDVEGGKVVKEEFLTPPPHAPGVIPNWLAEQKVNVVLTGGMGPMAQNLMRQNGIEVITGVSGGSLSSVINAYLKNELVTGNNSCDHEHGSDHVCKH, encoded by the coding sequence TTGGCAGATAAAGACAAAAATGATGAAAAACTTGAGAGAATGGAGGACTTTTTAAAAAAGGTTCCCTATAAAATTATGGTAATGAGTGGAAAAGGTGGAGTAGGAAAGAGTACAGTAGCTGCTAATTTGGCAGTTTTCCTCTCCAATAGGGGTTACAAGGTTGGACTTCTGGATGTGGACGTACATGGACCAAGTATAGGTACAATAATGGGCATAGTCTGGCAAAAAATTTATCCCTCAGGAGAGATGCTAAAACCAGTTCTTTGGAGCAGAAACCTTAAGATAGTATCTGTTCAATTCTTACTTGAAAATCCAGATGATGCGATTATATGGAGAGGTCCTGTAAAAATGGGAATAATAAAGCAATTTTTGTCTGATGTAGATTGGGGAGAATTAGACTTTTTGATAATCGATAGCCCTCCTGGCACTGGCGATGAACCTTTGACTATTGCCCAAACTATACCAGATTGCAAGGCCTTGATTGTAACCACTCCTCAGGGCGTATCTCTTGCAGATGTGAGAAAATCTCTTACATTTTGTAAAGAGGTAAACATTGATGTTCTTGGCATTATTGAAAACATGAGTGGTTTTGTATGCCCTAATTGTGGTGCTGTTCACAATATATTTAAATCTGGCGGAGGAAGTGAGCTTGCGAAGCAGTACCAGATTGACTTCCTTGGCAAGATTCCTATTGATCCAAAGATAGTAGAAGAAAGCGATGATGGTAACTTGTTAGACAAGTACGATGGAGAGATAAAAGACATTATAAACGAAATAGTCGATAAGATTGTTAACAAACTGAGTATAAATAAGGAGGAAATAAAAATTATGAAGATTGCAGTTCCTATGGCACAAGGAGAGCTTTGCTCACATTTCGGTCACTGCGAGGTTTTTGGAGTAGTAGACGTAGAGGGTGGAAAAGTCGTAAAAGAAGAATTTCTCACGCCTCCACCTCATGCTCCAGGTGTAATACCAAACTGGCTTGCTGAGCAAAAGGTAAATGTTGTTCTTACTGGCGGAATGGGCCCAATGGCTCAAAATTTGATGAGGCAGAATGGCATCGAGGTAATTACTGGCGTTTCTGGTGGAAGTTTAAGTAGTGTAATTAACGCCTATTTAAAAAATGAATTAGTCACCGGCAATAATTCATGTGATCACGAACATGGCAGCGATCACGTTTGTAAACATTAG